Proteins encoded together in one Variovorax paradoxus EPS window:
- the smc gene encoding chromosome segregation protein SMC codes for MRLNSIKLSGFKSFAEPTNFLLPGQLVGVVGPNGCGKSNIMDAVRWVLGESRASELRGESMQDVIFNGTTTRKQASRSSVELVFDNADHRAGGQWNQFGEIAVRRVLTRDGTSSYYINNQPVRRRDVQDVFLGTGLGPRAYAIIGQGTISRIIESKPEELRLFLEEAAGVSKYKERRRETENRLGDTRENLTRVEDILRELNANLEKLEKQAEVAARYNTLQGEATKKQHQLWFLKRSESDADQAKIKSDSERAINDLESRTADLRHIEAELETVRQAHYAAGDQVNQAQGKLYEASAEVGRLEGEIRFVVEGRQRVEQRLVQLREQMGQWGTRREEAEAEIETLAGRGVDAEEQAILLAAQLEEHDARMPELEEAVQRAQNEANSQRTTVSQVQQQIQVLAADQRNIEDQSRQLTLRSERLRADQNALAAPDEARLLDMQEQLAVAQETASEAEARLHELQEAVPQLDDDRRAKQQAVNTEGARHAEFSARLEALRALQEKVKTDGKLAPWLAKHGLDGLQGLWSRIHIEQGWESALEAALRERLGALEVSRLDMVRAFGNDAPPAKLAFYSPPSAGAPQGVATLPRLSSLLRLNDAGQQALLNDWLHGCYTASSFEEALAQRATLQPGEVIYVQSGHAVSSHSVNFYAPDSEQAGLLARQQEMENLERQLRAQTLINEEARTALIRAEAAYGDAAQRLVTARREAADTQSRAHELQVETLRMTQLAEQTRARSQQLASDLGEVDAQLEELQEKRIAAEGRFEELDMQLADSQERHAQLDERVIEAGRALNASREQHRSLERQAQEATFSQRTLEARRAELNRAIETASQQVVALTDEDERARAELSRLSDAAAQAGLQDALSLKLERETSLGAARSQYDDLTLKLRASDERRLQLERELDPLRQRITEFQLKEQAARLGVEQYQQLLEDAGADLEAIAQSIETDKVRLTGLQSEIDRLNREVVALGAVNLAALDELAIASERKTFLDAQSADLNEAIGTLEDAIRKIDAETRDLLGGTFKIVNEHFSRMFPELFGGGNARLVMTGDEILDAGVQVLAQPPGKKNQTIHLLSGGEKALTAIALVFAIFQLNPAPFCLLDEVDAPLDDANTERYAKLVTAMSRETQFLFISHNKIAMEMAEQLIGVTMQEQGVSRIVAVDMEAAASMVEAA; via the coding sequence GTGCGTCTTAATTCCATCAAGCTTTCGGGCTTCAAGTCGTTCGCCGAACCCACCAACTTCCTGCTGCCGGGCCAATTGGTTGGCGTGGTCGGGCCCAACGGTTGCGGCAAGTCGAACATCATGGATGCGGTGCGCTGGGTGCTCGGCGAATCGCGCGCCTCCGAACTGCGCGGCGAGTCGATGCAGGACGTGATCTTCAACGGCACGACCACCCGCAAGCAGGCCAGCCGCTCGAGCGTCGAGCTGGTGTTCGACAACGCCGACCACCGCGCCGGCGGCCAGTGGAACCAGTTCGGCGAAATCGCGGTGCGGCGCGTGCTCACGCGCGACGGCACCAGCAGCTACTACATCAACAACCAGCCGGTGCGCCGCCGCGACGTGCAGGACGTGTTCCTCGGCACCGGCCTCGGCCCGCGCGCCTATGCCATCATCGGCCAGGGCACGATCAGCCGGATCATCGAATCCAAGCCCGAGGAACTGCGTCTGTTCCTCGAGGAAGCAGCCGGCGTCTCCAAGTACAAGGAGCGTCGCCGCGAGACCGAAAACCGCCTGGGCGACACGCGCGAGAACTTGACGCGCGTCGAAGACATCCTGCGCGAGCTCAATGCCAACCTCGAGAAGCTCGAGAAGCAGGCCGAGGTGGCTGCGCGGTACAACACGCTGCAGGGCGAAGCCACGAAGAAGCAGCACCAGCTGTGGTTCTTGAAGCGCAGCGAGAGCGATGCCGACCAGGCCAAGATCAAGTCCGATTCCGAGCGCGCGATCAACGACCTCGAATCGCGCACCGCCGATTTGCGCCACATCGAAGCCGAACTCGAGACCGTGCGCCAGGCCCATTACGCGGCCGGCGACCAGGTCAACCAGGCGCAGGGCAAGCTCTACGAGGCCAGTGCCGAAGTCGGCCGGCTCGAAGGCGAAATTCGCTTCGTTGTCGAAGGCCGCCAGCGCGTCGAGCAGCGGCTCGTGCAGCTGCGCGAGCAGATGGGCCAGTGGGGCACGCGCCGTGAAGAAGCCGAAGCAGAGATCGAGACGCTGGCCGGGAGGGGCGTCGATGCCGAAGAGCAAGCCATCCTTTTGGCCGCACAGCTCGAAGAACACGACGCGCGCATGCCCGAGCTCGAAGAAGCCGTGCAGCGCGCCCAGAACGAAGCCAACAGCCAGCGCACGACCGTGTCGCAGGTGCAGCAGCAGATCCAGGTTCTGGCCGCCGACCAGCGCAACATCGAAGACCAGAGCCGACAGCTCACGCTGCGCAGCGAGCGCCTGCGCGCCGACCAGAACGCGCTGGCCGCGCCCGACGAGGCGCGTCTGCTCGACATGCAGGAGCAGCTCGCCGTCGCGCAGGAAACCGCTAGCGAAGCCGAGGCCCGCCTGCACGAGCTGCAGGAAGCCGTGCCGCAACTGGACGACGACCGCCGCGCGAAGCAGCAGGCCGTCAACACCGAAGGCGCGCGCCACGCCGAGTTCTCGGCGCGGCTCGAAGCGCTGCGTGCGCTGCAGGAAAAGGTCAAGACCGACGGCAAGCTGGCCCCCTGGCTCGCCAAGCATGGCCTCGACGGCCTGCAGGGCCTGTGGAGCCGCATTCACATCGAGCAGGGCTGGGAAAGCGCGCTCGAAGCCGCATTGCGCGAGCGCCTGGGCGCGCTCGAAGTCAGCCGGCTCGACATGGTCCGCGCCTTCGGCAATGACGCGCCGCCGGCCAAGCTGGCGTTCTACAGCCCGCCATCGGCCGGTGCGCCTCAGGGCGTGGCGACGCTGCCGCGGCTGTCTAGCCTTCTGCGGCTGAACGATGCCGGCCAGCAAGCCTTGCTGAACGACTGGCTCCACGGCTGCTACACCGCCTCCAGCTTTGAAGAAGCACTGGCGCAGCGCGCCACGCTGCAGCCGGGCGAAGTCATCTACGTGCAGAGCGGCCATGCCGTGTCCTCGCACAGCGTCAACTTCTACGCGCCCGACTCTGAGCAGGCCGGCCTCCTGGCCCGCCAGCAGGAAATGGAAAACCTGGAGCGCCAGCTCCGCGCTCAGACCCTCATCAACGAAGAGGCGCGCACTGCGCTGATTCGCGCCGAAGCCGCCTACGGCGACGCAGCGCAACGCCTCGTGACCGCACGCCGCGAAGCCGCCGACACCCAGTCGCGCGCCCACGAATTGCAGGTCGAAACCCTGCGCATGACCCAGCTCGCCGAGCAAACGCGTGCGCGCAGCCAGCAGTTGGCCTCCGACCTCGGCGAAGTCGATGCGCAACTCGAAGAACTGCAAGAGAAGCGCATCGCCGCCGAAGGCCGCTTCGAAGAGCTCGACATGCAACTGGCCGACAGCCAGGAGCGCCACGCCCAGCTCGACGAGCGCGTCATCGAAGCCGGCCGTGCGCTGAATGCCAGCCGCGAGCAGCACCGCAGCCTGGAGCGGCAGGCGCAGGAAGCCACCTTCTCGCAGCGCACGCTCGAAGCCCGTCGTGCAGAGTTGAACCGCGCGATCGAGACCGCATCGCAGCAGGTCGTGGCGCTCACCGACGAAGACGAGCGCGCCCGCGCCGAGCTGAGCCGGCTCTCCGACGCCGCTGCGCAGGCCGGCCTGCAGGACGCGCTGTCCCTCAAGCTCGAACGCGAAACCTCGCTCGGTGCAGCCCGCAGCCAGTACGACGACCTCACGCTCAAGCTGCGCGCCAGCGACGAGCGCCGCCTGCAGTTGGAGCGCGAACTCGATCCGCTGCGCCAGCGCATCACCGAATTCCAGTTGAAGGAGCAGGCCGCGCGCCTGGGTGTCGAGCAATACCAGCAGTTGCTGGAAGATGCCGGCGCCGATCTCGAAGCCATTGCGCAATCCATCGAGACCGACAAGGTGCGCCTGACCGGACTTCAGAGCGAAATCGACCGTCTCAACCGCGAAGTGGTCGCACTCGGCGCGGTGAACCTCGCCGCGCTTGACGAACTCGCGATTGCCAGCGAGCGCAAGACCTTCCTCGATGCCCAGTCGGCCGACCTGAACGAAGCCATCGGCACGCTCGAAGACGCGATCCGCAAGATCGACGCCGAAACGCGCGACCTGCTCGGCGGCACCTTCAAGATCGTCAACGAGCACTTCAGCCGCATGTTCCCCGAGCTCTTCGGCGGCGGCAATGCGCGGCTGGTGATGACGGGCGACGAAATCCTCGACGCCGGCGTGCAGGTGCTCGCGCAGCCGCCCGGCAAGAAGAACCAGACCATCCACCTGCTCTCGGGCGGCGAGAAGGCGCTCACGGCCATTGCGCTCGTGTTCGCGATCTTCCAGCTCAACCCGGCACCGTTCTGCCTGCTGGACGAAGTGGACGCGCCGCTGGACGACGCCAACACCGAACGCTATGCCAAACTCGTGACCGCCATGAGCCGCGAAACCCAGTTCCTCTTCATCAGCCACAACAAGATCGCCATGGAAATGGCCGAGCAGTTGATCGGCGTCACGATGCAGGAGCAGGGCGTTTCGCGCATCGTCGCGGTGGACATGGAGGCCGCGGCCTCCATGGTCGAGGCCGCTTGA
- a CDS encoding transcriptional regulator, with translation MNRQELINTLVARRDASGLSTAEIALRSGLTERSVRNALSLQGNPQMSSLLALVDALGLELQLAPKGFGETAATDPGYRPVATRVGHAVAQAPAPPPYTTTNNKRRSP, from the coding sequence GTGAACAGACAAGAGCTCATCAACACCCTGGTCGCACGGCGCGATGCGTCAGGCCTCTCGACCGCCGAGATCGCGCTGCGCTCCGGGCTCACCGAGCGCTCGGTCCGCAATGCCCTGAGCCTTCAGGGCAATCCGCAAATGTCCTCCCTGCTCGCGCTGGTCGATGCGCTCGGGCTGGAACTGCAACTGGCGCCCAAGGGCTTCGGTGAAACCGCAGCCACCGATCCCGGCTATCGCCCTGTCGCCACCCGCGTGGGCCACGCGGTCGCGCAGGCGCCGGCCCCGCCGCCATACACCACCACCAACAACAAACGCCGCTCGCCATGA
- a CDS encoding type II toxin-antitoxin system HipA family toxin, with protein sequence MNVKILEISLGTRRFGKLFQYADLCRFVAEPELIAAPPQEVLSLSMVASDPATQAALWADVKNPLFNAQGGQLPRFFQNLLPEGVLRSHIAQLRGCRENDHFELLAACGGDLPGAVSAKPVSVDRGTLQRLITQDQDALEMSVVELPMPQGISVSGVQPKLGLRRQGGRYVARTRAGASTRVIAKLPVAGRPHMPQLEMFSLQMAGAAGVTVCEAELAPLSAIKAEHSYALPDEPDFLAVTRFDRDGARRIHFEDFAQVLAVDPMHKYSASYLDMALAMQAFPSLGEDAVLELVRRLAVNDLLGNPDAHLKNFGVLYADGIAPRLAPAYDIVAYAAIQGVDGHALPLLPNAGATPKRTALFTPANVRAFCFSTGLHEPLVRRVVTDTARLARSLWPEMIDASTLPAPWKKRLQQRLQAHPLLQGMAKRGK encoded by the coding sequence ATGAACGTCAAGATCCTGGAGATCTCGCTCGGCACACGGCGTTTCGGCAAGCTCTTCCAGTACGCCGACCTGTGCCGCTTCGTGGCGGAGCCCGAACTGATCGCCGCACCGCCGCAGGAGGTGCTCTCCCTCTCGATGGTGGCGAGCGACCCCGCCACGCAAGCCGCCCTCTGGGCCGACGTGAAGAACCCGCTCTTCAATGCCCAGGGCGGGCAGCTCCCGCGCTTCTTCCAGAACCTGCTGCCCGAGGGCGTGCTGCGCAGCCACATCGCGCAACTGCGCGGCTGCCGAGAAAACGATCACTTCGAACTGCTCGCGGCCTGCGGCGGCGACCTGCCCGGCGCGGTGAGCGCCAAGCCGGTGTCGGTGGACCGCGGCACGCTGCAGCGGCTCATCACCCAGGACCAGGACGCACTCGAAATGTCCGTGGTCGAACTGCCGATGCCGCAGGGCATCTCGGTGTCGGGCGTGCAACCGAAGCTGGGCCTGCGCCGCCAGGGCGGGCGCTACGTGGCGCGCACGCGGGCCGGCGCGAGCACGCGCGTGATCGCCAAGCTACCGGTGGCTGGGCGGCCGCACATGCCGCAGCTCGAAATGTTCTCGCTGCAGATGGCGGGCGCCGCGGGTGTCACGGTATGCGAGGCCGAATTGGCACCGCTCTCGGCCATCAAGGCCGAGCACAGCTACGCGCTGCCCGACGAGCCCGACTTCCTGGCCGTGACGCGCTTCGACCGCGACGGCGCGCGCCGCATCCACTTCGAGGACTTCGCGCAGGTGCTCGCCGTCGACCCGATGCACAAGTACAGCGCCAGCTACCTCGACATGGCGCTCGCGATGCAGGCGTTCCCGTCGCTGGGCGAAGACGCGGTGCTCGAACTCGTGCGCCGCCTCGCGGTGAACGATTTGCTCGGCAACCCCGACGCCCACCTGAAGAACTTCGGCGTGCTGTACGCCGACGGCATCGCGCCACGATTGGCGCCGGCCTACGACATCGTCGCGTACGCAGCGATCCAGGGCGTCGACGGCCATGCCCTGCCGCTGCTACCGAACGCAGGCGCCACGCCCAAGCGCACTGCCCTCTTCACGCCCGCCAATGTGCGCGCCTTCTGCTTCTCGACCGGCCTGCACGAACCGCTGGTGCGCCGCGTGGTCACTGACACGGCACGGCTCGCACGCAGTCTCTGGCCCGAAATGATCGACGCCTCGACGCTCCCCGCGCCGTGGAAAAAACGGCTGCAGCAACGCTTGCAGGCACACCCCTTGCTGCAAGGCATGGCCAAGCGCGGCAAGTAA
- a CDS encoding mobilization protein, with protein sequence MSSINFIGGEKGGVGKSVTARVLAQYFIDRSRPFTGFDTDRSHSSFTRFYEGFASPVVVDSYEGLDTVVNGFESNPKQSVIVDLAAQTLAPLSRWIKESDLFDVFAEIGVTVNFWHVLDDGKDSTDLLGTLIDTFGNRPNYIVVQNYGRGSDFGMLLASQSLSKANANGARVIALPRLHEASMRKIDAQNTSFWKAVNDREGAHALGLLERQRVKSWLATAYAAFDTLPL encoded by the coding sequence ATGAGCTCCATCAATTTCATCGGCGGCGAAAAAGGCGGTGTCGGCAAGTCGGTCACGGCGCGCGTCCTGGCCCAGTACTTCATCGACCGCAGCCGCCCTTTCACCGGCTTCGACACCGACCGTTCGCACAGCTCGTTCACCCGCTTCTACGAAGGCTTCGCCTCGCCCGTCGTGGTCGACAGCTACGAAGGACTCGACACGGTCGTGAACGGCTTCGAGAGCAATCCGAAGCAAAGCGTGATCGTCGACTTGGCGGCCCAGACGCTGGCCCCGCTATCGCGCTGGATCAAGGAATCGGATCTCTTCGATGTGTTCGCCGAAATCGGCGTGACCGTCAATTTCTGGCACGTGCTCGACGACGGCAAGGACTCGACCGACCTCCTCGGCACGCTGATCGACACCTTCGGGAACCGGCCGAACTACATCGTGGTGCAGAACTACGGGCGCGGCAGCGATTTCGGGATGTTGCTGGCCTCGCAGTCGCTCTCCAAGGCGAATGCGAACGGTGCGCGGGTCATTGCATTGCCGCGCTTGCACGAAGCCAGCATGCGCAAGATCGATGCGCAGAACACGAGCTTCTGGAAAGCCGTGAACGATCGCGAAGGCGCGCACGCCCTGGGTCTGCTGGAACGCCAGCGCGTGAAGTCGTGGCTGGCTACGGCCTACGCCGCGTTCGACACGCTGCCGCTGTAA
- the fabG gene encoding 3-oxoacyl-ACP reductase FabG: MSLEGKRALITGASGALGAAMAERFARDGATVLLHANSRPEAVEQLAASITAAGGKAECHVFDLRSDEASAAACTRILEGGPVQILVNNAGVHDDAVLPGMRADQWHKVIDVSLNGFFRVTQPLLLPMMRTRWGRILNISSVSAITGNRGQVNYAAAKGALNSATKALSLEVASRGVTVNAIAPGIITSPMADAVFDPAVINQMVPVKRAGTPQEVAALASFLASDEAAYITGQVISINGGMI; this comes from the coding sequence ATGAGTCTCGAAGGAAAACGCGCACTGATCACGGGCGCCAGCGGCGCACTCGGCGCGGCCATGGCCGAACGATTTGCGCGGGACGGCGCAACGGTGCTGCTGCATGCCAACTCGCGGCCGGAAGCGGTCGAGCAATTGGCCGCATCGATCACGGCGGCGGGCGGCAAGGCGGAATGCCATGTGTTCGACCTGCGCAGCGATGAGGCCTCGGCGGCCGCGTGCACGCGCATCCTGGAAGGCGGGCCGGTCCAGATCCTCGTCAACAACGCCGGCGTGCACGACGACGCGGTGCTGCCGGGCATGCGCGCCGATCAGTGGCACAAGGTGATCGACGTGTCGCTCAACGGCTTCTTCCGCGTGACGCAGCCGTTGCTGCTGCCGATGATGCGCACGCGCTGGGGGCGCATCCTGAACATCTCGTCGGTGTCGGCGATCACGGGCAACCGGGGGCAGGTGAACTACGCCGCGGCCAAGGGCGCGCTCAACAGCGCGACCAAGGCGCTGTCGCTCGAAGTGGCGTCGCGCGGCGTGACGGTCAATGCGATCGCGCCGGGGATCATCACGTCGCCGATGGCGGATGCGGTGTTCGATCCCGCGGTCATCAACCAGATGGTGCCGGTGAAACGGGCGGGAACGCCGCAGGAAGTGGCCGCGCTGGCGTCGTTCCTGGCCAGCGACGAAGCGGCCTACATCACCGGGCAGGTGATCTCGATCAACGGCGGGATGATCTGA
- a CDS encoding 3-hydroxyacyl-ACP dehydratase, producing MTAPQTLDRAGIAARIPHSGSMCLLERLDGWDTEVIRCSTTTHRLLDNPLRTTGGLLAPNAIEYAAQAMALHGGLLAAEGSTPSAGFLASARNVRLAVARLDDVEGELHVQARRLSGDERQVLYEFAVSADDGRTLAEGRAVVVLNTPLATQESTAA from the coding sequence TTGACGGCACCGCAGACGCTCGACCGCGCGGGCATCGCCGCGCGCATTCCGCACAGCGGCAGCATGTGCCTGCTGGAGCGGCTCGATGGCTGGGATACGGAAGTGATCCGCTGCAGCACGACCACGCACCGGCTGCTGGACAACCCGCTGCGCACGACCGGCGGATTGCTCGCTCCGAACGCCATCGAATACGCGGCGCAGGCCATGGCGCTGCACGGCGGTTTGCTGGCTGCTGAAGGCAGCACGCCCTCGGCCGGTTTTCTGGCGAGCGCGCGCAATGTGCGGCTGGCCGTCGCGCGGCTCGACGACGTCGAGGGCGAACTGCATGTGCAGGCCCGGCGCCTGTCGGGCGACGAGCGACAGGTTCTCTACGAATTCGCGGTCAGCGCCGACGACGGCCGCACGCTCGCCGAGGGGCGGGCCGTGGTGGTCCTGAACACGCCGCTCGCAACACAAGAAAGCACCGCAGCATGA
- a CDS encoding class I SAM-dependent methyltransferase gives MSSLSTDNAWRELHEAATVPYKKGGTFAWQFARGKLGRDPVFRGLLERGLIDAQHRRVVDIGCGQGLFVSLLASMSAMQQQGRWPASWPATPAAADYTGIELMPKDVARAEASVGHLQPTPRLVCADMCSAALPDCDLVVILDVLHYVDLAAQEGVLTRVRDALRRGGNPKARLLLRVGDASSRRGFAISQWVDRTVTRIRGHKVSPTWGRPLAEWTALLQRLGFRVQSIPMSEGTPFANVLLVADLEAAA, from the coding sequence ATGTCGTCGCTGTCGACCGACAACGCATGGCGCGAACTGCACGAAGCCGCGACCGTTCCCTACAAGAAGGGCGGCACCTTCGCCTGGCAGTTCGCACGCGGCAAGCTGGGGCGCGACCCGGTGTTTCGCGGCCTGCTCGAACGCGGGCTGATCGACGCGCAGCATCGGCGCGTGGTCGACATCGGCTGCGGACAAGGGCTCTTCGTGAGTCTGCTTGCCTCGATGAGCGCGATGCAGCAGCAAGGACGCTGGCCTGCTTCATGGCCGGCCACGCCGGCCGCCGCGGACTACACCGGCATCGAACTGATGCCCAAGGACGTGGCGCGCGCCGAGGCATCGGTCGGCCACTTGCAGCCGACGCCGCGCCTGGTGTGCGCCGACATGTGCTCGGCCGCCTTGCCCGATTGCGACCTGGTCGTGATCCTCGACGTGCTGCATTACGTGGACCTCGCGGCGCAAGAGGGCGTGCTGACGCGTGTGCGCGATGCGCTCCGGCGCGGCGGCAACCCGAAGGCGCGGCTGCTGCTGCGCGTGGGCGACGCGTCGAGCCGCCGCGGTTTCGCGATCAGCCAGTGGGTCGATCGCACGGTGACGCGCATCCGCGGCCACAAGGTCTCGCCGACCTGGGGCCGTCCGCTCGCCGAATGGACGGCGCTGCTGCAGCGCCTGGGTTTCCGCGTGCAAAGCATTCCGATGAGCGAAGGCACGCCATTCGCCAACGTGCTGCTGGTCGCCGACCTGGAGGCCGCCGCTTGA
- a CDS encoding polysaccharide deacetylase family protein, with product MGKSAAMSSAVVTASESWPWPPAMRASAALHVAAIGAGVLVPGAWPWAVGAIVLNHALITGAGLTPRSNLLGPNVTQLPEAAAARREVAITIDDGPEPEVTPRVLDLLDAHGQRATFFCIAERVLAHPELAREIVARGHSIQNHTARHRHNFSFLGPRGFASEIARAQDILTEVTGQRPTCFRAPAGLRNPFLEPVLHRLGLSLVSWTRRGFDTREGDPAKVMARLARNLQARDILLLHDGNAARTAEGKPVLLEVLPLLLERLRADGLRAVTLAEGMKL from the coding sequence ATGGGAAAATCCGCCGCCATGTCTTCCGCAGTCGTCACCGCTTCCGAATCCTGGCCCTGGCCGCCGGCCATGCGCGCCAGCGCGGCCTTGCATGTGGCCGCCATCGGCGCGGGCGTGCTGGTGCCGGGCGCGTGGCCGTGGGCAGTCGGCGCGATCGTGCTAAACCACGCGCTGATCACCGGCGCCGGCCTCACGCCGCGCAGCAACCTGCTGGGCCCCAACGTCACACAGCTGCCCGAAGCGGCGGCGGCTCGCCGCGAAGTGGCGATCACCATCGACGACGGGCCCGAGCCCGAAGTCACGCCTCGCGTGCTCGACTTGCTGGACGCGCACGGCCAGCGCGCCACCTTCTTCTGCATCGCCGAGCGCGTGCTGGCGCATCCGGAACTGGCGCGCGAGATCGTGGCGCGCGGCCACAGCATCCAGAACCACACGGCGCGGCACCGGCACAACTTCTCGTTCCTCGGACCGCGTGGCTTCGCTAGCGAGATCGCGCGGGCGCAGGACATCCTGACCGAGGTCACCGGCCAGCGCCCGACCTGTTTCCGCGCGCCCGCCGGGCTGCGCAATCCGTTTCTCGAACCCGTGCTGCATCGCCTGGGCCTTTCGCTCGTGAGCTGGACGCGGCGCGGTTTCGACACGCGCGAAGGCGACCCCGCCAAGGTGATGGCGCGCCTCGCCCGCAACCTGCAGGCCCGCGACATCCTGTTGCTGCACGACGGCAACGCCGCGCGCACCGCCGAAGGAAAACCCGTTTTGCTGGAGGTATTGCCCTTGTTGCTCGAACGCCTGCGCGCCGATGGATTGCGCGCCGTGACCCTGGCTGAAGGGATGAAGCTGTGA